A region from the Aeromicrobium choanae genome encodes:
- a CDS encoding DUF4012 domain-containing protein produces the protein MVNRISRRSAVLWLSIGFALAVAGFALVPFVLEARSVASSLVRAQDSAVALKQQMASGDADGAAVTLRRMQADTERAHRVSRGGTWDLASRVPWLGRNVEAVQVTSAAIDDIAVRGLPPLVEAGSALSVDSFRPSDGRLDVKTLGTMAPAVSTAGDVLGENAERIRRIEAEGLVGPLVRPVLELQRQVEDANRSADAADRVMRLAVQSLGVEGAQHYLLAFQTNAEIRSTGGLAGAFVLLRTENGRITLSEQSAAGDLNLAADGTRLPDARLSRDERAAFGTIMGHDVRSTNISPDFPRVASIWAGRAERTYDVDIDGVISLDAVALSYVLRGIGAIEVDGDRLTADNAMSRLLNGVYVDHEDPEDQNEYFETATGRTFQAVMNGSGNWVKIVRALSEAASERRVQIWFRDPERQQVIARTPVAGEVAQPGSSPYVGLYITDSSQSKMQYHLRYDTRVKATTCSADRSQVIVVTTSFRNQFSGNPEKAPQSVTGRGNRTQKGNQLLTYRLLAPRGGQVVGFTIDGTDKPLASSDVTYQERAVQYGTLTIAPGDEISVTWRVRTAPGADADARYFETPGIATSSNDVKVPSACS, from the coding sequence GTGGTGAACCGCATCTCCCGCAGGTCCGCAGTCCTGTGGCTCTCGATCGGATTCGCCCTGGCCGTCGCCGGCTTCGCCCTCGTGCCGTTCGTGCTCGAGGCGAGGTCCGTGGCTTCGAGCCTGGTGCGCGCCCAGGACAGCGCGGTGGCCCTGAAGCAGCAGATGGCCTCGGGCGACGCCGACGGTGCCGCGGTGACCCTGCGCCGGATGCAGGCCGACACCGAGCGGGCGCACCGGGTCAGCCGGGGCGGCACGTGGGACCTGGCCTCTCGGGTCCCGTGGCTGGGCCGCAACGTCGAGGCCGTGCAGGTGACCTCCGCGGCCATCGACGACATCGCCGTGCGTGGTCTCCCGCCACTGGTGGAGGCGGGCTCGGCCCTGTCCGTCGACAGCTTCCGCCCCAGCGACGGCCGCCTCGACGTGAAGACGCTCGGCACGATGGCGCCCGCGGTCTCCACGGCCGGCGACGTCCTGGGCGAGAACGCCGAGCGGATCCGCCGGATCGAGGCGGAGGGGCTGGTGGGTCCCCTCGTGCGCCCCGTGCTGGAGCTCCAGCGCCAGGTCGAGGACGCGAACCGGTCGGCCGATGCCGCCGACCGCGTGATGCGGCTCGCGGTGCAGTCGCTCGGCGTCGAGGGCGCCCAGCACTACCTGCTGGCCTTCCAGACCAATGCCGAGATCCGCTCCACGGGTGGCCTCGCGGGTGCCTTCGTCCTGCTGCGGACCGAGAACGGCCGGATCACGCTGAGCGAGCAGTCGGCGGCCGGCGACCTCAACCTGGCCGCCGACGGCACCCGGCTGCCCGACGCCAGGCTGAGCCGCGACGAGCGGGCGGCGTTCGGCACGATCATGGGTCACGACGTGCGCTCGACGAACATCAGCCCGGACTTCCCTCGGGTGGCGTCCATCTGGGCGGGACGCGCCGAGCGGACCTACGACGTCGACATCGACGGCGTGATCAGCCTCGACGCCGTCGCGCTGTCCTACGTGCTGCGGGGGATCGGGGCGATCGAGGTCGACGGCGACCGCCTCACCGCCGACAACGCGATGTCGCGCCTGCTCAACGGCGTCTACGTCGACCACGAGGATCCCGAAGACCAGAACGAGTACTTCGAGACCGCCACCGGCCGTACCTTCCAGGCCGTCATGAACGGCAGCGGCAACTGGGTCAAGATCGTCCGGGCGCTCTCGGAGGCCGCCTCGGAGCGCCGGGTCCAGATCTGGTTCCGCGACCCCGAGCGGCAGCAGGTCATCGCGCGGACGCCCGTCGCGGGCGAGGTCGCCCAGCCCGGTTCGTCACCGTACGTCGGCCTCTACATCACCGACTCCTCGCAGTCGAAGATGCAGTACCACCTGCGCTACGACACGCGCGTGAAGGCGACGACGTGCTCCGCCGATCGCAGCCAGGTGATCGTCGTGACCACCTCGTTCCGCAACCAGTTCAGCGGGAACCCGGAGAAGGCGCCGCAGTCGGTGACGGGCCGCGGCAACCGCACGCAGAAGGGCAACCAGCTCCTGACCTACCGCCTGCTGGCGCCGCGGGGCGGACAGGTCGTGGGCTTCACGATCGACGGCACCGACAAGCCGCTCGCCTCCAGCGACGTCACCTACCAGGAGCGCGCGGTGCAGTACGGCACCCTCACCATCGCGCCCGGGGACGAGATCTCGGTGACGTGGCGGGTGCGCACCGCGCCGGGCGCCGACGCGGACGCGCGGTACTTCGAGACCCCGGGCATCGCCACGTCGAGCAACGACGTCAAGGTGCCGAGCGCATGTTCCTAG
- a CDS encoding polysaccharide biosynthesis tyrosine autokinase, which yields MDVKDYLRIARDRWLLVACVVLLTLAATAVYTVSITPQYQSTARLFVKTPQSADGGELQQGGQFSQQRVKSYATLIRGEEVASRVVEKLRLEETPQQLMDRIETSVELDTVVLSVSVSDPSPERAQELTQTVAETFAGYVRELETPDGQEDAPVKASIVDRATVSDSPVSPQPLLNLGLALVLGLLLGFGLAILRELMDNGIRTQEDITAVSGREVPVLGDINFDRDAVKEPLVRGRSGHDPRVEAFRVLRTNLQFIDAGTSHKCYVVTSAVPSEGKSTTAANLAQVIADSGQRVLLVEADLRRPKLAEYLKLEGSVGVTTILLGRVDPEDAIQKVSGTLDLLPSGRIPPNPAELLGSPEMLKLIERLRQDYDIVLIDAPPLLPVTDAAPLAAATDGAIMVIKHGSTTTDQYASALDRLSSVDARLCGAVVTMSPKPRKRRRGYGYGYGYGYGYGYEPETARRARKRSLLRDRGDASV from the coding sequence ATGGACGTGAAGGACTACCTGCGCATCGCGCGCGACCGGTGGTTGCTGGTCGCGTGCGTGGTGCTGCTGACCCTCGCGGCCACCGCCGTCTACACGGTCTCGATCACGCCGCAGTACCAGTCGACCGCGCGGCTCTTCGTCAAGACGCCGCAGAGCGCCGACGGCGGCGAGCTGCAGCAGGGCGGCCAGTTCAGCCAGCAGCGGGTGAAGTCCTACGCGACCCTGATCCGCGGCGAGGAGGTGGCCAGCCGCGTCGTGGAGAAGCTGCGCCTCGAGGAGACCCCGCAGCAGCTGATGGACCGCATCGAGACGAGCGTCGAGCTGGACACGGTCGTGCTGTCGGTCTCGGTCAGCGACCCCTCGCCGGAGCGCGCCCAGGAGCTCACCCAGACCGTTGCCGAGACGTTCGCCGGCTACGTCCGCGAGCTGGAGACCCCCGACGGCCAGGAGGACGCGCCGGTGAAGGCGTCGATCGTCGATCGCGCCACCGTGTCGGACTCGCCGGTCTCGCCCCAGCCCCTCCTCAACCTCGGGCTCGCCCTCGTGCTGGGACTGCTGCTCGGCTTCGGCCTGGCCATCCTGCGCGAGCTCATGGACAACGGGATCCGGACCCAGGAGGACATCACGGCCGTCTCCGGCCGCGAGGTGCCCGTGCTCGGCGACATCAACTTCGACCGCGACGCCGTGAAGGAGCCGCTCGTGCGCGGGCGGTCCGGCCACGATCCACGCGTGGAGGCGTTCCGCGTCCTGCGCACGAACCTGCAGTTCATCGACGCCGGCACGAGCCACAAGTGCTACGTCGTCACCAGCGCCGTGCCGTCGGAGGGCAAGTCCACGACCGCCGCGAACCTCGCCCAGGTGATCGCCGACAGCGGCCAGCGCGTGCTGCTCGTGGAGGCCGACCTGCGCCGCCCGAAGCTCGCGGAGTACCTGAAGCTCGAGGGCAGCGTCGGCGTGACGACGATCCTGCTCGGCCGCGTCGACCCCGAGGACGCCATCCAGAAGGTCAGCGGGACGCTCGACCTGCTGCCGTCGGGCCGCATCCCGCCGAACCCCGCGGAGCTGCTCGGGTCGCCCGAGATGCTGAAGCTCATCGAGCGGCTGCGCCAGGACTACGACATCGTCCTCATCGACGCCCCGCCGCTGCTGCCCGTGACCGACGCCGCTCCGCTGGCCGCCGCGACCGACGGCGCGATCATGGTCATCAAGCACGGATCCACCACCACCGACCAGTACGCGTCGGCCCTGGACCGCCTCTCCAGCGTGGACGCGCGCCTGTGCGGCGCCGTCGTCACGATGTCCCCGAAGCCGAGGAAGCGCCGGCGCGGATACGGCTACGGATACGGCTATGGATACGGGTACGGCTACGAGCCGGAGACCGCGCGCCGGGCCCGGAAGCGGTCGCTGCTCCGCGACCGTGGCGACGCCTCCGTCTGA
- a CDS encoding amino acid permease, producing MSLFRTKTVEQSIAETDEPEHRLKRDLSARDLMVFGIGVIIGTGIFVLTGQEAHNHAGPAIVISFLIAGAVCALAALCYAEFAATVPVAGSAYTFSYATLGEFIAWIIGWDLLLELALGAAVVARGWSGYLQELLELPTQVAGDEAVVDVAAIGIVILLSFLVIAGTKLSSSVTSVFVLIKVAVVLFVVVAGLFFIKAANYKPFIPPAQEQELAKGADQPLIQAVFGMAPTAFGVMGIVAAASVVFFSYIGFDVVATTAEETKNPQRDVPRGILGSLLICTVLYMAVSFVITGMLPYTDDRMNTGAPLAEAFSANGIEWAANLISLGAVAGMTTTILVLLLGQSRILFAMCRDGLLPRGLAKVHPTFGTPHRITIITTAFVAILAGFVPLAELSHLVSIGTLFAFVLVSAGVLILRRTRPDLERAFKVPFAPLVAGGSILTCIWLMLNLSLLTWERFAIWMAIGIVIYFAYGRRHSRLAQSSSTR from the coding sequence ATGAGCCTGTTCCGCACGAAGACCGTCGAGCAGTCGATCGCGGAGACCGACGAGCCCGAGCACCGCCTCAAGCGGGACCTCAGCGCCCGCGACCTGATGGTCTTCGGCATCGGCGTCATCATCGGCACCGGCATCTTCGTGCTGACCGGCCAGGAGGCGCACAACCACGCCGGGCCCGCGATCGTCATCAGCTTCCTCATCGCCGGAGCCGTCTGTGCCCTCGCCGCGCTCTGCTACGCCGAGTTCGCGGCCACGGTCCCGGTGGCGGGCAGCGCGTACACGTTCAGCTACGCCACCCTCGGCGAGTTCATCGCGTGGATCATCGGCTGGGACCTGCTGCTCGAGCTGGCCCTCGGAGCGGCCGTGGTGGCCCGCGGCTGGTCGGGCTACCTCCAGGAGCTGCTCGAGCTGCCCACGCAGGTGGCCGGCGACGAGGCGGTCGTGGACGTCGCCGCCATCGGCATCGTCATCCTGCTGTCGTTCCTGGTGATCGCCGGCACGAAGCTGTCCAGCTCGGTCACGAGCGTGTTCGTGCTGATCAAGGTCGCGGTCGTGCTCTTCGTGGTCGTGGCCGGCCTGTTCTTCATCAAGGCCGCGAACTACAAGCCGTTCATCCCGCCCGCGCAGGAGCAGGAGCTGGCGAAGGGCGCCGACCAGCCGCTCATCCAGGCCGTCTTCGGCATGGCCCCGACCGCGTTCGGCGTCATGGGCATCGTCGCGGCGGCCTCGGTGGTGTTCTTCAGCTACATCGGCTTCGACGTGGTGGCCACCACCGCCGAGGAGACCAAGAACCCCCAGCGGGACGTGCCTCGCGGCATCCTGGGCTCCCTGCTGATCTGCACGGTGCTCTACATGGCCGTGTCGTTCGTCATCACCGGGATGCTGCCCTACACCGACGACCGGATGAACACCGGCGCCCCGCTGGCCGAGGCGTTCTCGGCGAACGGGATCGAGTGGGCGGCCAACCTGATCTCGCTCGGCGCGGTCGCCGGCATGACCACGACGATCCTCGTGCTGCTGCTGGGCCAGTCGCGCATCCTGTTCGCGATGTGCCGCGACGGGCTGCTGCCGCGTGGCCTGGCGAAGGTGCACCCCACCTTCGGCACGCCGCACCGGATCACGATCATCACCACCGCCTTCGTGGCGATCCTCGCGGGCTTCGTGCCGCTGGCCGAGCTGAGTCACCTGGTCAGCATCGGCACGCTGTTCGCGTTCGTGCTGGTCTCGGCGGGCGTGCTGATCCTGCGGCGCACCCGGCCCGACCTGGAGCGGGCGTTCAAGGTCCCGTTCGCGCCGCTCGTGGCGGGCGGGTCGATCCTGACCTGCATCTGGCTCATGCTGAACCTGTCGCTGCTCACGTGGGAGCGCTTCGCGATCTGGATGGCCATCGGCATCGTCATCTACTTCGCCTACGGCCGCCGGCACTCGCGGCTGGCTCAGAGCAGCTCGACGCGGTAG
- a CDS encoding arsenate reductase/protein-tyrosine-phosphatase family protein has product MGHRILVVCTANVCRSPMVAAMLGHRLDPQLFTIDSAGVRAPRGRPMDPDSADQLRARGVPVPQRTAQQLTRDLVLGADLALTATRAHRADVLDLDPRALRRTFTVLEFAALAQLAETGGVDDIVRAAAGLRTQGPADTDLQDPIGRPPAVHAEVAERAGGAVTAIVAAFGG; this is encoded by the coding sequence GTGGGCCACCGCATCCTCGTCGTCTGCACGGCGAACGTCTGTCGCTCCCCGATGGTCGCCGCGATGCTCGGGCACCGGCTCGATCCCCAACTCTTCACCATCGACAGCGCGGGTGTCCGGGCGCCTCGCGGCCGCCCGATGGATCCGGACTCCGCCGACCAGCTGCGCGCCCGCGGCGTGCCCGTCCCGCAGCGCACGGCGCAGCAGCTGACGCGCGACCTCGTGCTCGGGGCCGACCTCGCGCTGACCGCGACGCGGGCGCACCGCGCCGACGTCCTCGACCTCGACCCCCGCGCGCTGCGCCGGACCTTCACGGTGCTGGAGTTCGCCGCCCTGGCCCAGCTCGCGGAGACCGGCGGCGTCGACGACATCGTCAGGGCGGCCGCAGGGCTGCGCACGCAGGGCCCGGCCGACACCGACCTGCAGGACCCGATCGGGCGTCCCCCGGCCGTGCATGCGGAGGTCGCCGAGCGCGCCGGTGGCGCGGTCACCGCGATCGTGGCGGCCTTCGGCGGCTAG
- a CDS encoding sugar transferase produces the protein MAVDDRSIGIIGPSGGLTWPRLFKAEGTRAARRQYARRVAVTDLLVLLVVIISSEYIWLGGNAGTIGPQLGLGYTKFGVLLTFGWWLALRLGGTRNRNVLGSADEYQRIVHVTVTVFGVIAIVTLLMNFNLSRGYLAIAFPLGLIGLLFTRRIWRRWRRREILRGRLVENVLVVGQPENAREIAGWFTNHPAEGLRVTGVWRPVHATESQWLRVGENFVPIMGQARSLKSAVKMAGADAVIVSATDELGHHGLRDLTWELESAGIEMLVSPNLVAVAGSRIGMREVAGMPFVAVKEPTYAEAGNWPKLVFDWCGAMAILLLSSPILLATAAAIKLSSPGPVFYRQERIGRDGEPFQMIKFRSMRVGADADLARLLEEQGTAGQPLFKVENDPRITGVGRFIRRYSIDELPQLLNVLHGDMSLVGPRPQREGEVALYDQTARRRLRVRPGMTGLWQVSGRSNLSWEEAIALDMHYVENWTLMGDLQILVRTVRAVVAKDGAV, from the coding sequence GTGGCTGTGGACGACCGGTCCATCGGGATCATTGGCCCATCGGGGGGCCTCACCTGGCCTCGGCTGTTCAAGGCCGAGGGGACTCGCGCTGCCCGCCGTCAGTACGCACGCCGCGTCGCGGTCACCGACCTGCTCGTGCTGCTCGTCGTCATCATCTCGTCGGAGTACATCTGGCTCGGTGGCAATGCCGGCACGATCGGTCCCCAGCTCGGACTGGGCTACACCAAGTTCGGCGTGCTCCTGACGTTCGGCTGGTGGCTCGCCCTCCGCCTGGGTGGCACGCGCAACCGCAACGTCCTCGGGTCCGCCGACGAGTACCAGCGGATCGTGCACGTCACGGTCACGGTGTTCGGCGTCATCGCGATCGTCACGCTGCTGATGAACTTCAACCTCTCGCGCGGCTACCTGGCCATCGCGTTTCCCCTCGGGCTGATCGGGCTGCTGTTCACCCGACGCATCTGGCGACGGTGGCGCCGCCGCGAGATCCTGCGCGGCCGCCTGGTCGAGAACGTCCTCGTCGTGGGCCAGCCCGAGAACGCCCGTGAGATCGCCGGCTGGTTCACGAACCATCCCGCCGAGGGCCTCCGGGTGACCGGGGTCTGGCGGCCGGTCCACGCCACCGAGAGCCAGTGGCTGCGGGTCGGCGAGAACTTCGTCCCCATCATGGGCCAGGCGCGCTCGCTGAAGTCGGCGGTCAAGATGGCCGGCGCGGACGCGGTGATCGTCTCGGCCACCGACGAGCTCGGGCACCACGGGCTGCGGGACCTCACGTGGGAGCTGGAGTCCGCCGGCATCGAGATGCTCGTGTCACCCAATCTCGTGGCGGTGGCCGGCTCGCGCATCGGCATGCGCGAGGTGGCCGGGATGCCGTTCGTGGCCGTGAAGGAGCCCACCTACGCCGAGGCCGGGAACTGGCCGAAGCTGGTCTTCGACTGGTGCGGCGCGATGGCGATCCTGCTGCTGAGCTCGCCGATCCTGCTCGCCACGGCCGCCGCGATCAAGCTCTCCAGCCCGGGTCCGGTGTTCTACCGCCAGGAGCGGATCGGCCGCGACGGCGAGCCGTTCCAGATGATCAAGTTCCGGTCCATGCGCGTGGGCGCCGACGCCGACCTCGCCCGGCTGCTCGAGGAGCAGGGCACCGCCGGCCAGCCGCTGTTCAAGGTCGAGAACGACCCCCGCATCACCGGGGTGGGGCGGTTCATCCGCCGGTACTCGATCGACGAGCTGCCGCAGCTGCTCAACGTCCTGCACGGCGACATGAGCCTCGTGGGCCCCCGCCCCCAGCGCGAGGGGGAGGTCGCGCTCTACGACCAGACGGCCCGGCGGCGCCTGCGGGTGCGCCCCGGCATGACCGGCCTGTGGCAGGTCTCCGGCCGCTCGAACCTCTCGTGGGAGGAGGCGATCGCCCTGGACATGCACTACGTCGAGAACTGGACCCTCATGGGCGACCTGCAGATCCTGGTGCGCACCGTCAGGGCCGTCGTGGCCAAGGACGGCGCCGTCTGA
- a CDS encoding FAD-binding oxidoreductase, protein MSINETLDQLERPADRLRGLAGGAIHLPGDPGYDAARAAWNLAVDQRPAAVAVPRDADDVARIVRAAHAAGLRVAPQSTGHNAGPLAAGGLDDVVIVRTSELNDVSVDPERRIVRVGGGTVWLPAVKAAAEHGLTVLHGSSVDVGIAGYSLGGGMGWYARKLGLAANSLTAVEIVLANGDLVRADTEHHAELFWAVRGGGGNFGIVTALEFRAYDFSTAYAGLLMWDVEMAPRVLDMWRAWAPVAPDEVTTSFRILRIPPIPEMPDFLRGRTIVVIDGAVLADDERAADILAPLRALEPELDTFGRVPSETLVHLHMDPEEPAPGIIRSTMLRELDDAGAEAFLGLFGPGVETPLMIAELRQLGGALGRPHEGGGVLTHLEGEFALVCGGMAPTPELGSMIASAGERAVAALGPWSNGRSYLNFAEEPTDTRTAYADEVWLRLAAVRSAVDPDGVFVANHAIPRLYENGRPTR, encoded by the coding sequence GTGTCCATCAACGAAACCCTCGACCAGCTCGAGCGCCCGGCCGACCGCCTGCGCGGACTGGCCGGCGGCGCCATCCACCTGCCCGGCGATCCCGGGTACGACGCGGCACGCGCCGCCTGGAACCTCGCCGTCGACCAGCGTCCCGCCGCCGTCGCCGTCCCCCGCGACGCCGACGACGTCGCCCGGATCGTGCGCGCCGCGCACGCGGCGGGCCTGCGGGTCGCACCGCAGAGCACCGGCCACAACGCGGGCCCCCTCGCGGCCGGCGGCCTCGACGACGTCGTCATCGTCCGCACGAGCGAGCTGAACGACGTCAGCGTCGACCCCGAGCGCCGGATCGTCCGCGTCGGCGGCGGCACCGTGTGGCTGCCCGCCGTGAAGGCGGCGGCCGAGCACGGGCTCACCGTCCTGCACGGCTCCTCGGTCGACGTCGGCATCGCCGGCTACAGCCTGGGCGGCGGCATGGGCTGGTACGCCCGCAAGCTCGGGCTCGCGGCGAACAGCCTCACGGCCGTGGAGATCGTCCTCGCGAACGGCGACCTCGTGCGCGCCGACACCGAGCACCATGCCGAGCTGTTCTGGGCGGTCCGCGGAGGCGGCGGCAACTTCGGCATCGTCACGGCGCTGGAGTTCCGGGCGTACGACTTCAGCACCGCCTACGCCGGCCTGCTGATGTGGGACGTCGAGATGGCTCCGCGCGTGCTCGACATGTGGCGGGCGTGGGCGCCGGTCGCCCCCGACGAGGTGACCACGTCGTTCCGCATCCTGCGGATCCCCCCGATCCCCGAGATGCCGGACTTCCTCCGCGGCCGCACCATCGTCGTGATCGACGGCGCGGTCCTGGCCGACGACGAGCGAGCCGCCGACATCCTGGCCCCGCTGCGCGCGCTGGAGCCCGAGCTCGACACGTTCGGACGGGTCCCGAGCGAGACCCTCGTGCACCTGCACATGGATCCGGAGGAGCCGGCGCCCGGCATCATCCGCTCGACGATGCTGCGCGAGCTGGACGACGCCGGCGCGGAGGCGTTCCTGGGGCTGTTCGGCCCCGGCGTCGAGACGCCCCTCATGATCGCCGAGCTGCGCCAGCTGGGCGGCGCGCTCGGCCGGCCCCACGAGGGCGGCGGCGTGCTGACGCACCTCGAGGGCGAGTTCGCCCTCGTGTGCGGGGGCATGGCGCCCACGCCCGAGCTGGGCTCGATGATCGCCTCGGCCGGCGAGCGCGCCGTCGCGGCCCTCGGGCCGTGGTCGAACGGGCGGTCGTACCTCAACTTCGCCGAGGAGCCGACCGACACCCGCACGGCCTACGCGGACGAGGTATGGCTCAGGCTGGCCGCGGTCCGCTCCGCGGTCGACCCCGACGGCGTGTTCGTCGCGAATCACGCGATCCCGCGGCTGTACGAGAACGGTCGGCCCACCCGCTGA
- a CDS encoding aldose 1-epimerase family protein, with amino-acid sequence MTPLVLHDREITVALSHHGAEPVSIRDQDDHEYLWSGDDPWRRHAPVLFPVICRVPDDRIRVGDETFPMPQHGFARDREWSVVDSAHDRASFVLVADEETRRYYPFDFALAVTYSVEGRSLSVQYTVENRGDEPMPFDLGSHPAFVWPLEDDQPRSMHQVRFDEPETAPVRRVVDNLLTDERFDNPAWDRVMTLNDAWFTDGAVIMPEVASRGLVYSSGAGRQVRLTWEGFTGITLWSVPGARFVCIEPWRGRPAPTDYVGQFAGKPGNAVVAPGGREELSYRVELL; translated from the coding sequence ATGACCCCCCTCGTCCTGCACGACCGCGAGATCACCGTCGCCCTGTCGCACCACGGGGCGGAGCCCGTATCGATCCGCGACCAGGACGACCACGAGTACCTCTGGTCGGGCGACGATCCGTGGCGTCGCCACGCCCCCGTGCTGTTCCCCGTCATCTGCCGGGTGCCCGACGACCGCATCCGGGTGGGCGACGAGACGTTCCCGATGCCCCAGCACGGCTTCGCCCGCGATCGCGAGTGGAGCGTGGTCGACAGCGCCCACGATCGTGCGTCCTTCGTGCTGGTCGCCGACGAGGAGACGCGGCGGTACTACCCCTTCGACTTCGCGCTGGCGGTGACCTACTCGGTGGAGGGGCGCAGCCTCTCGGTGCAGTACACCGTGGAGAACCGCGGCGACGAGCCGATGCCGTTCGACCTCGGCTCCCATCCGGCGTTCGTCTGGCCGCTCGAGGACGACCAGCCCCGCTCGATGCACCAGGTCCGGTTCGACGAACCCGAGACGGCCCCCGTGCGCCGTGTCGTCGACAACCTGCTCACCGACGAGCGCTTCGACAACCCCGCCTGGGACCGCGTGATGACGCTCAACGACGCCTGGTTCACCGACGGCGCCGTGATCATGCCGGAGGTCGCCAGTCGCGGCCTCGTCTACTCCTCCGGGGCCGGTCGCCAGGTGCGGCTGACGTGGGAGGGGTTCACCGGGATCACGCTGTGGTCGGTGCCCGGCGCACGCTTCGTGTGCATCGAGCCGTGGCGCGGCCGGCCCGCGCCGACCGACTACGTGGGCCAGTTCGCCGGCAAGCCGGGCAACGCCGTGGTGGCGCCGGGCGGGCGCGAGGAGCTGTCCTACCGCGTCGAGCTGCTCTGA
- a CDS encoding LPXTG cell wall anchor domain-containing protein — MKLLRPISYVLGLGALLLLALATPATSEGYGDPAIVTDGDGTTVVQPGEPFSVSFSSNVECSWSARFNGDTAPGAIGFDYTATFDAPTDPGTYEGTVVCRYSTAGPFRPIAYSADATQAAARDQVTTQTFTVVVDGDAAAGDDEGAGDDSAASADNGALADTGGSNWELLALGAGLVVIGGGVAVAARRRKSA; from the coding sequence GTGAAACTGCTCCGACCCATCTCCTACGTCCTGGGCCTGGGGGCGCTGCTGCTGCTGGCCCTCGCCACCCCGGCCACCTCCGAGGGATACGGCGATCCCGCGATCGTCACCGACGGTGACGGCACCACCGTCGTCCAGCCGGGCGAGCCGTTCTCGGTCTCGTTCTCCTCCAACGTCGAGTGCTCGTGGTCCGCCCGCTTCAACGGCGACACGGCCCCCGGCGCCATCGGCTTCGACTACACCGCCACCTTCGACGCGCCGACCGATCCCGGCACGTACGAGGGCACGGTCGTCTGCCGCTACTCCACGGCGGGTCCGTTCCGTCCGATCGCCTACAGCGCCGACGCCACGCAGGCCGCCGCGCGTGACCAGGTGACGACGCAGACCTTCACCGTCGTGGTGGACGGCGACGCCGCTGCCGGCGACGACGAGGGCGCCGGCGACGACAGCGCGGCCTCGGCCGACAACGGCGCGCTCGCGGACACGGGCGGCTCCAACTGGGAGCTGCTCGCTCTCGGTGCCGGCCTCGTCGTGATCGGCGGCGGCGTGGCCGTCGCGGCTCGTCGCCGCAAGTCCGCCTGA